The DNA window CGGATGGAGTTTCTGGCCGGCGAGTTCGGCGTGGAGGTGCTCGGCTTTGCCGTGATGAGTAACCATCTGCATGTCATCCTGCGAACCCGGCCTGATGTGGCGGCGGAGTGGTCCGACAACGACATCGCCCTGCGTTGGTGGAATCTGTTTCCGCTGCGTCGCGAGCAAGACGGCTCGCCGGCCGAACCGACCGAAGCGGAACTCGGCATGCTGCTGTGCGACTCCAAGGTGCTGGCCGAACGGCGGCAGCGGTTGTCGAGCCTTTCCTGGTTCATGCGATGCCTGGCCGAGCCGATCGCCCGCCGAGCCAACAGGGAGGACCAGTGCACCGGCCGTTTCTGGGAAGGCCGCTACAAATGCCAGCCGCTTCTCGATGAAGCGGCGTTGCTCGCCTGCAGCGTCTACGTCGACCTCAACCCCGTACGAGCCGGCATCGCCGCCACGCCGGAAACGAGCCGCCACACCTCCGGCTACGAGCGGATCGAAGCCAGCAAGGCGAGTGACAGAAGTCGACATTCGAGCAGCTCAACAGACGACTGGCTCAGCCCGATCGAACTGGACGAGCAAAGCGAACGCTCGAGCGAACCTCCCGCACGCCGGGCGTCGCACCGCGGCTATCTGTCGCTGGATCTCACGGCGTACCTGAAACTTCTCGACTGGACTGGTCGGCAGATCCGCCGCGGCAAGCGAGGGGCGATTCCTTCTGATCTGGCGCCGATCATGGAGCGGCTGCAGATCTCGTCCGACCTCTGGGTGGACACGGTGCAGAACTTCCGCAAGCTCTTCCACCGCGCCGCCGGAGCGCCCGCCACTCTCGCCGCCGAAGCCGCCCGCCGCGGCAAACGCTGGCTGGCGGGGATGCAGAGCAGTCGCGAGTGTTTTGCGGGTTAACGGTGTATTTGCTCATGCAAGTCATGGCGAAATCGATTGGGCCGTGCCTCCGCCTGCGCTGATCTCTTCGCATGACAACTGATGGCAAGAGCTCTGCCGAGGCAGTCATCCGCCAAGGGAGCGTTGCACCGCCGTTTTCGCCAGCAAGACCACGACCGAAAGTCGGCGCCAGTTCCCCAGCGGTATGCTCGCCAGGCTCTGGCACTACCCCGTCGAGTCTTTATCAGTGCGAGCAATTGCCAACGGCAAGGGGATTCCCTCTGACAGCTCAGCTAAAATATGGATGGCCCCAATTTGGCCCCAATTGGGGAGAATCCCCATTTTGGAGCCGCCCGTGTGCTGAACCACTCGAATCGCGGCCATGCAAACGTTGCCCGTGCCACCCGGCAATCTTGTGGTCCCGCCTGATCGGCGTCGTTACAATGGCGGACTCTGCCCGTATCTTCCTGGCCAGGCTTCGCGATGAACGACCACGACATTCCTGCTTCCGAGAACGCTTCCGAGTCCTCCGCTTGCGATCGTCGCACGGCCCTCAAAACGGCGACCGCTCTCGCCGCAGGCGCCGCGATCGGCGTCAGTCCCGTGGTGTCCGCTGCGGAGTCGACGGCGGGCGTGGATCTGCAGCCGCGGCCCTGGGTGAAGATCCGCGGGATTTATGGCGGCTTTCCGGATCAGTTCCTTGATGCGGGCAAAACGCCTGCCGACTACGGCGTGAATGCGGTCTGGGTTGGATCCGGCAGCCTGAAGGCCGACCAGATTGCCCGTTATCATGATCTGGGTCTGAAAGTGTTCGCCGAGTTCAACTCGATGCATGCGACCGGCTATCTGGAAAAACATCCCGACGCCGCGCCGATTGGACCCGACGGCAAGCCCTCCCCGGCGCCGCATGGCTGGCAAGGGGTCAGCCCGTTCCATGCGGGCTATCAACAGGATCGGCGGGACGAATTCCGACGCGTGCTGCGGGAGTTCAAAATTGACGGGATCTGGCTCGACTACCACCACTCCCATGCCAGCTGGGAAAGGGACGAACCGTTGATGCCCGACACCGACTTTTCCCCGGCAGCGTTGCGCCTGTTCCGCGAGCAGACAGGCATCGCCTTGCCCGACAACACGGCAGCGGCCGCCAAACTTTTGCTGGGCGAACATCGGGAAGCGTGGACCGATTTCCGCTGTGCGATGTTTACCGACTGGGTCCGCGAGTATCGGAAGATTCTGGACGAAGAACGTCCGTCCGCCTTGCTGGGAACGTTCCATTGCCCCTGGTCGCCCGACGAATACGACGGCGCCCTGCGGCGTAAACTGGCGATCGACCTGCCGGCCCAGGCGCCGTATCTGGACGTGTTCAGCATCATGCCTTACCACGCTCGCTTCGGGCATGTGCAGGACCCGGCCTGGATTGCCCGGCAAACGGCCGCCCTGGGCAAGCGGCTGAAGTTGCGTGGGGAACCGGGCGAGAAGCAGCAGATCTGGCCGATCGTGCAGCTGGCCGACTGGGGGGAAACGGTCGCCGTCGACCAGGTCGCCGCGGCGATCGACTATGGTTCCCGCCAGCCGGCCACCGGCCTGATGATCTTCCACTGGAGCGGCGTCTCCAAAGAGCCCGCCAAGATCGAAGCGATGCGAAAGGCGTACCTGGCAATCCAGCCGCGTTAAAGGCGGCCGGAAGCTGCGTCTCTTCGTCGTCCCGCCAAATTCAATTTTTCGCCGGGCGTCACGGGGCGTAGTAGTCAGGCCCCCAGAACCAGAGCTCGCTCGACTGCCGATCGAGCAAGCCAAACGCCTTCTTTTTTAATCGCGCGTGACGGGGCGACACGCAGAAATCTTCGGCGCCGCTCATCCAGGCGGCAACGGCCTCTTCGGCCAGCCCGCGTCCCACGGCGGTCATTTCGA is part of the Lignipirellula cremea genome and encodes:
- a CDS encoding twin-arginine translocation signal domain-containing protein; this translates as MNDHDIPASENASESSACDRRTALKTATALAAGAAIGVSPVVSAAESTAGVDLQPRPWVKIRGIYGGFPDQFLDAGKTPADYGVNAVWVGSGSLKADQIARYHDLGLKVFAEFNSMHATGYLEKHPDAAPIGPDGKPSPAPHGWQGVSPFHAGYQQDRRDEFRRVLREFKIDGIWLDYHHSHASWERDEPLMPDTDFSPAALRLFREQTGIALPDNTAAAAKLLLGEHREAWTDFRCAMFTDWVREYRKILDEERPSALLGTFHCPWSPDEYDGALRRKLAIDLPAQAPYLDVFSIMPYHARFGHVQDPAWIARQTAALGKRLKLRGEPGEKQQIWPIVQLADWGETVAVDQVAAAIDYGSRQPATGLMIFHWSGVSKEPAKIEAMRKAYLAIQPR